GTAAAGATAGACAGGAGAGTTAGGGAGAAGTATTTCGTCGAAGTGATAAAGGCGGTTTGAAATTTACACAGTTAGTGGCATACCTCGGGTGCGGGATCGCGTTCTCGAATGACGATCCCCGTCGAGCGACGAGTAGCGGGAACTGGTGGGAGCGCAGGCCTAGGCCCTGTCGCAGCCTTTGAACCGCCCTCTTCACGGTCGCACTGGGCATCAAGAATGACGCGGTCTGACTCGCCCAGAGTGTCGTACAGAGGATAAAAGATGGCAGCGAAGACAGCATCATCTGGGAACCCCCAATGGTTGTATAAGGATCGCCACCAAGAAAGGTAAGCGGGGTCAACGCCCAGCGAAGGCTCAATCTCCAGCAAGTCAGGAGTGAGAGGGAAAATGTTCTGCAGCGGGGTGACCCGGTCGGACTCGCCAATCTTCCTCCAGGAGGTGTACTTGTTCACCGAATGGAAAAGTGGATAGGGGATCCCTTGAGAGAAGCCAAGTTGTCTGGCGAAGTGGTTGGGGGCATACAGCTCGAAGCCTTGTTCATCTTCGGCGAGCTGAAGGTCGCAGCATGAGGATGCTCTCATGAAGACGATCTTGGCGTCAGAGTCTGAGTCAGAGCGAGGGAAGAAGCCCGTTGATAAGACTTCAGGATGGCGCCGACGAACCATCATGTCTATGGTGGGAGGCGGTTCGAGTTGGTTGTACAGGATGGAAAGGCTGGCGAAGAAAGACAGGGGAGTCCGGTTCGCAGCGTTCCTGCACACCGCGAAGCCGAGCAGTTGGTCCTCGGGCAGAAATTCCAGCGGGGCTCGCCGGAAGAGAGAGAAGTACAGCTGCGTCCATAAATCCAGGATCCACAGAGGGCCAGCAGAGAAATGGAAGGGTCTTAGGGACAGCATGTGCAGGGTCCGGTAGAGCGCGCCCAGCACGGGCTGCCCTAGCCCTACTTCGATCCCATTGTAGAGTGCCTCGGCCAGCTTTATCCATTTCCCTGTAGGCTTGTGAGCACTACCATAAAATATGAATTTATCAAGCCAATACTCAAGGAAAGCGATACCTCCTTCGTGTTGTTCTGCATGGCCGATGTAGAACTTCCTCCATACTCCATACGAGCCTTTCAGGGCGCGGCGGGCCCCCAGGTTGCAGGAATACGTAAACTCGGTCGATGCAAAGTCGCCTGGCGCATATGGCTTCGCATGGATCGGCAGCCCGGTGATGGCGAGGATGTCCAGCAGAGAAATGCCCATTTCCCCGAAAGGAAAATCGAAAGTGTTGGTGGCACTGTTCCATAAGCAGACCGCGGCAGCGATGGGTGCTCGATCAGCGTGAGGAGGCAGTGAGAAGCTCAAGGAAATGGCTTCGCTGATGCCGGTTGCTTCCCAGATCGCTTGATCGGTCTGGAGGCGAGCCGCATACCATGCCCGGTCCTCCGCGGTGACGCTGGGCCATTCCCCGACCCGGATATTTGTGTGAGAGCGGGCTTGGTGGAACCAGGAGGCAAAGTTTCCCGGCTCACAACGTTGGGCAAGGATTGGTCGGCGCACAGAGGCGGTATAGTGGTTCAAATCAGAGGCGGACGGAGGTTATGAAGGAGTCGGACCGAGCAGGGCTGCCCCTGTTTCAAGGAAATAAATGGGTGTTCCTTGAGGAGGGTTGTTGGCAAAACGACGAGCGAGGCCGGTTGACTAAGAGCTCGCCGCCGTGAGGTTAAGGTTTGGATCATTAGCGGTTGGTTTGGGAGCCATTGTTTCTGGTCGGAGTGAGTCCGGTGGCGAAGTTTGGTTGGTTGCAGAAGAGAGGGAGAAGACTGGTTGGAAAGCGATGGTGAGATGTGGGGACTCGCATCGAGGTTTATAAAGGAGACGGACCGTAACGTCTTTTCAATCGGTGGCCGTAATGAGGAGACGCGATGACGACCGAAACGTCAGCACATTTCAAATTTCAAACAGCCGCAATGATGAAGGGAGGCGACGATGCCGAAACGTCAGCACCTTTTGAATTACGAATTCCCGTAAATGGCTCATTTAGGCCTTTTCGCTTATCCGTTGCGAAATGGATTAAGCTCAAGACCTAGGGGGCAATGTTTGAGCCCAGTGGGTATTTTTGGTCCAAGACTCGGAGTAGGTTTTGGATAATATTTGAGCCAGTACCTGTGGCCCTTTTTTAATGCGAAGCCCACGAAGGGTGGCGAAGTCTGGCAACACGCGATTTGGAGTTTTGCAAAGATTCTGATACCTCGCGGGATTCGATGTCCTCGCGGGATCCTTTGTTCTAGTTCGTGTAGGTTTCTACAGTGCATGGCGAGGTAGAGTTGGAAATGGACTATAGTACCCGCGGGATAGGATCGCTTAGTGCTCGAGTTCGCGTACAACGCTACAGTGATATGATGCGGGGCGATGAGCGAGACCTAGGCGAAGTCTGTTTTGGACACGTGTTGCATGGATCGCGCGGCTCGCGAGCTAGTCGTTTCCTGGTGGAATTCTAATTGTTGAGTCCGAATGGATTTGTGATTAGGTCTCTGTGAATTGCTTACGGATCGCTATATAAGAGAGTTCGAGGATCTGGTTTAGCTGACTACACACACAATCAATCATACAAAACAACTGCAAATCTTCGAGCATCCTCGAAATCCTAAGTTCTAAGTGCACCTCGCCTTAGATCTCAGAGGCCGTCTGGACTCGCCTCTCTTTCCCAATTGTTGCTCTGCTCGCTTCGAACAGTGAGTATCGATTCACAGGTGACTAGATAGTTTGCTCGTAATTCCTCGCCCGCGAGGTTACACCGGAGCTCTACTTCGCCTGATTAGAAGTCAAGAACTCGCACCGTTCTCGTTCCGCGTCCGCGCGGTGGCACGCCCTGCAAACCCTAATTTACTTTTTGGTAGCACAAGTTACCTCTCTACCTCTGCTGAGGATCGTGGCCAAAACAATAGTAGCTAGCTAGCAGTCGAGGACTATATAAGCATAAAGCAACTAATTAACACAAACATAATGATACTGAAATAAAATCAGGAAAATTCTATCATACATAACTGCAAGTATGCAAGAATTCTTGACATTTCCACACTTACAAACATGTAAAAGTGTAATACCCCGGTATTTCTTAAAGGTAAATAAATTGTAACTAAATTTATATGTGCCTATATATATAATTAGTATTGAGATGTGAGGTGAGACCAAAATTTCCCGGTAATATTGATTAGATTACGGGAAATATATATTGAAATGCAAATAAATACAAAAGAAAAAAAAAGAGAAGAAGAAGATATTTTTTAGGGGAAGAAAGGTCTAGAAGGAGGGGGAAGGTTTCGGGAAAAAAAAAAACAAACAGAGAAAGAAAAGGGGGAAAGCTCAGACCGACTCGGTCGGGGGAGCCGGGGAGCAGCAGCGGAGACCTCCGGTCGCTTCTCCGCCGTAGTGCCGTCTCTCGGCACAAAACTGGTGTCCAAAGCTTCGTCTCGTTGTCCCCGTCTTCATGGTGGTCGTCATTTTCGATGGGACGCCGAGTTGAGAAAGAATCGGAGGAGAGAAGAGGACTGCCTCTCCGATTGGGTTTCCGATCCCAGCCACGACGACGACAACGAAGGGTACTGGTAGCTTCGCCTCGGCATGGAGGACACTTCTATGCTCTTGAATTTCACAGAAGAGGTCTGAGGAGAGAGAATCCAAGAGAAGAGAGATTTCTGAGTTTTGGTCGTGTTCTTCGTGTTTTCCGGCGAGATGGGTTCGACTCAGGTATTAATCTTCATCTACTCGTCAAACTCTACCTTTCTGTGTAACTGAAATCGAGTAAAGTTGAGTTTTGAAGAAATTGGAGTTTGGGCAGTTGGTGACCGCCACTGTTCACAGTGGTGATGGTGATATTTAGGGTTCATGATTATCTGTTTGTTATTGAGAAAGCTTTGGAAGATAATTTGATTGATATTGCTGTGCTTGAATTCGATTTTGGATGAGGTTGGGTTTTCAGCTGAGTTGGCCACCGTTTGTGGCCATTGTGCTCGGTGGCAGACGCGGCGGCGTTAGCTGGTGGTTAAGGTTTCTGGGTTTGGTTTCGATTAAGTTTGTGATAATTAATTTGAGGATTATTGGGTTTATTTCCTCATTTAAACTCAGGGTCAGGGTTGACAGAAACATACTTCTCTCTTCATTCTCTATAATATGGGTTTACTTGGCTACTGTTTCGATGTTGTTTGGACTATGTTTGTAATTTAAAATTATTGGGTTGTTGTTTGACGAGGTGTTGGAGTGGGAGAACAAGAGAAGTTCTGTACAGGCTTATGTGTTCCCCGTGTGGGTGCATTTCATGTGAATTTGGTTTTATTGTGATAAATGAAATGGTCTAGAATTGGTTATAATAAGAAGATAATCACTTAGTTACATTGGTCTTGATAAAGTGATTAAAGATACAAAACTGTATCAAGTTGATGTTGAGAAATGCCCGAAGTATGACTATGGGTGTCCATAGTAATTATGCAATTTTGCTTTGAAATTCTTTTTGACGAATTTGTGAGATATGTTGGTTGATATGTTAAATGTGTGGGAGTTGAATGATATTTTGATATCAAGTTAAAGCTTGAGAATGAGAACCAAATGGGTTATAGATGCGAAGTTATGGTCTAAAAATGGAAAGTTACTGTTTCGGTAAAGAGTATAAAAATGAGAGAAACCTAATGGTGGAAAGTTTGTAATTTTTTGGACTAATGTTTGTTAAGCTTCGGATTTTCCGATGCATAGAGAAATAGTATAAAATGTTGAACTACGAGTGGCTTGATCCCTTTAAAAAGGGTACGTAGGCAGCCCGATCAATGTTTTGGGTGCAGCCGCAAATTAATAAAATAAAATTTAAGTTTCAAACGCGACAAAAATGTTTGTCGTTTTATTTGATAATGAGATTCTATCTCATTTTCAAATTAGGATTTTCTTATTGATTATATTTGTTTATTCTTTTAACACCTGGGTCAGGGTGTTACAAAAAGATGCACAAACATCAACTCCCAAAGTCGGATAACCATACCTCTATTATGTTGGCCTTGGCATTTTTTGCAGAAACTTCATTTTGTTAGTCATGCAGTTATATGCTTCATTGGTTTTATGTGACTTAACATAACGACTTGCTATATATCGAGTAAGATGTAGCAACAAGTCGATTAACAGCAAGTATTTTGCTTAACTAGGTTAATGGAAGAAAGTAAGGCTTAGTCAACTTATATATACTGTTATCTTCTTGATAGTAGCATCCTGGCATTCATATATATAGAAGCATATATATATCATACAATATTTTACTGCTTCAAAGACGACCCTGCCAAACTCCCTCCATCTACGACCCAGCCAGTTCCGGAATCCGGATCCCTCCATCTCTGTGGCTCTGTGTATGACACAACTTTAAAATGTGGTTCACCGCTTTTCTTTCATGTTCTTTGTTATATACTGTTGGTCTCGTTTGTTTCATAAATGATTGGTTCGGTTAGAGTAAATATAATATATTCCTTGATTGATAAATATATATAAGAGAAAATTAGATAAAAATCCAAAATACTAGACCTCTTTTAAGATAACCCCATACATATTTTTCTTTTATTTTACACCCATTCCACATAAGCAAACATACCATATAGAGCAAATGTCTATAATTAATAGTTTTTTTTCATTTTTCAGTTTCTCTAATTTGCCCTTCAGACAGTAGAAAGCTAAATTTAATATATTTCTCAATTTTAGCATAAATTTGAAACTCAAATACTAGCTAAAATTTAGTTGGAGTTAACTTTGTCATAATCAGTTACATTCTTTAATTTCTTACCTTGTTATTACAAACTTGAGTGTATATATATATATGCTATATACAGAAGTATGTCATTTGTAATAAGATTATATTTTTCATTCTTAAGCTCACATTTGGTGTCTCTCTACATAGTCGAAAAATATCTAATTGTAAGGTACACGTTCTTGTTCTTTGATTAACTTTTTTTCTTTTTAGGTACATTATTATATCATTTCTCATCATAATCAAGAGAACATTTTACACTCTACTACTTATATTTCTAATGTACTTATTAAGTAGGGCATGATATGATAATATACCTAAAAAGAATAAACCCAAAATTGGGTTTAGGGTTTAAGGTTAAGGTATATGGTTTAGGTCATAGAGTTAGGGTATAGGTTCAGGGTTTAGGGTTTAGGGTTTAGGGTTTAGGGTTTTGGGAAATATAAACTCATTGAATCCTGCTTCTGTCTCTTTTATTCATCTAGCTACGCTACCCATGTTAAGAGAAAATTAACGGAACGTGAGTTCCTCTTTTCTCTTTTGGGATTCTCTTTCTTGTCCATTTTCTTGTGTTAACCAGACAATTCTAAACTCATTGAATCCTGATTCTGTCTCTTTTATTCATCTAGCTACGCTACCCATGTTAATGCATTCAAATGCATACTCTATACTTTGGTCTCGCAACATTCTCTCTTCTTTTCGTCGAGAAGAAAATGGTGATCAAGCTAGTGTTCCCCGGCCTCCACATATATGCTGCCAATTCAAGGATACTGGTAGAAGAAACAAACACGTACGTAGCTACAAGA
The window above is part of the Fragaria vesca subsp. vesca linkage group LG2, FraVesHawaii_1.0, whole genome shotgun sequence genome. Proteins encoded here:
- the LOC101312009 gene encoding uncharacterized protein LOC101312009 is translated as MGRRVEKESEERRGLPLRLGFRSQPRRRQRRVLVASPRHGGHFYALEFHRRGLRRENPREERFLSFGRVLRVFRRDGFDSATLPMLMHSNAYSILWSRNILSSFRREENGDQASVPRPPHICCQFKDTGRRNKHQRTQGLFPTVYSKTLKNESYCRWWVGT